CCCCGGCACTTCGTCCTTGGATGCAGGGCATCGAGTTCATCCCGTTTGTCAAAAAGCTGGATAAGAAAGGCAAGCTCGTGGAGGTCAGCCCGCCCCCACCGCCCCTCTTTGCGCCGAAGGAAAACGAGCCCGTCGAAGCTAAGACGGCCGCAGAGATGATCGCTGCACTGAATCTTGGACAGTGAGTGGTGGACGTGGGAACATGTGAAAGACTGACACCGTGAAATATTAAACCCCTAAGATTCCCCTAAGCCCTCTGGCGAACCTGTCTTTCCCCCCTCAATCCGTGGAGGCTGGTAAGTAGCCCTCCTTGGCCTCGTTTTCGACCAGTTCCTTGGTGAACTCCTCGAACTCAGCCGCGTGCTTCACCATGCACTGGTGAAGCTCGACGAACTGCTCCGCGCACGCCGATCCTCGCTCCTCTTCTGGAGCGGTGATAAAGCACGTCAGCGCGTTGCGGAACCCTTCCCCACAAGACGATTCCTTCAGACCCTGCACGCAGGGACATTCCAACGCCGCTTTCACCGCATCTTCCTTACTTCCCCCAGCTTCCTCCCCTTTTTTCAAAGCCTCAGCGAGTGCCTCGCCGACCTCCGGAGACGACGTGGTCATCAGAAAATGAACTGTCTCACCAGCCAGTCGGAACAGAAACTCACGAAGCAGAAAAATCGGAGAGGAAGACAgatctcgcccgcgcgtgGGAGGGCGGGCTCTGAGACATTTGGGCATGGGGTTTGACATTCCGGGCATAGATGGCATCCGCTTCCATGTCGCGCCAAACGGAATCGGCGACGTCCAATGCACAGCGGAGCCTGGACATGCGCAAGATACTCCGAAGACCACTCTGCCGTCATGCACGTTGCTTTACCCTCTGTCGCCGTGTGTGTCTTGCGCAATAACCAAGGCTACCGCGGCAAGGTACCTCAATCCGATCGATGAGGTTGTTTTTGCGCAACTcgtggcgtcctcggcggcccGGGTGGCCGAACCGGTGTATCGCGAGGCCGATTTTGCACACGAACCATCAGCACCTCGAACGACAGTGGTCCCACTGCTGCCCCTGTTGGACCcgagcgtcgtcgaagaCGAATGGGGATTAACGAGTTCTTGCGCCCACAGCCACAGGAGCACGCCGCGTGACGATGTCGGATGGAGAGAAGTGAGCATTGAGGCTGCGGGCACGTCCGgatcgtcctcctcgctggcgcgacgtcctggcgccgcggctgactTTGTGCGCGGCAGTCTTGCCAACAATGTGCCTTTCACACCAGGCGGAGCTGGCtgggaggacgccgccgcggaggccgccgcAGGTAGGCAGGCGGCCGCAAGACGCGCCAGTGTTGCGTGGCTCACAGAGTACGAGTCGGGTGTGTACTCAGGGGTCCCCCCCGGCTTCTCTCCGTCTTCGTggacggacgaggcgctggaccagactcggggcgacggcgaaggtaCAATGACAAAGACGGGATCATCGGCGGCACTATCGGCTTctggcgcggcgccgatgactTACGACGATCTGTTGATGTCGGCGCTGCGAATCaccccggacgacgccgagacaCCGAGCGATGTTGACGTGGATAGCGAGTCGGGTGAAGAGGATGAGGTTGAGGCTGACAACGATGCCGGCACGGCAACGGAGGGACCGGAGGCTGAGCTTGAGGCACTCCTCAGGTCGGTGGATCCCACGCAACGTGCGAGAAGCCAGACGACAGGTGAGAGGCTTGCAGCTTTgagcaagaagaaggaggacgagTGGGCGGTGATGGAGCGCCTGCACGATGTGGACGATGcactgcgccgcgaggttcctGAGCCCGCACACGCGTTTCCATTTGAGCTGGACACTTTCCAGAAGGAAGCGATATACCGACTTGAGCGCAACGAATGCGttttcgtcgccgcgcacacGTCCGCAGGTAAGACAGTTGTGGCGGAGTACGCCTTCGCGCTCGCAACAAAGCACTGTACACGTGCCATCTACACGTCACCAATCAAGACCATCTCCAACCAAAAATTCCGGGATTTTGGCAAGCAGTTTGATGTCGGCCTCCTGACGGGAGATGTCAGCATtaaggcggacgcgccctgTCTCATAATGACCACCGAGATTCTGCGATCGATGTTGTATCGCGGTGCGGACCTCATCCGCGATGTCGAATGGGTAATCTTCGATGAGGTGCACTACGTCAACGATGCTGAGAGAGGTGTTGTCTGGGAGGAGGTGATCATCATGCTTCCTGCTCATGTTGGTCTGGTGCTTCTGTCCGCCACCGTACCGAATGTATGGGAGTTTGCGGACTGGGTTGGTCGTACTAAGCGAAAGAAGGTTTTTGTTACGggcacgacgcggcgtcctgTGCCTTTGGAGCACATGCTGTACTTTGGGGGCGACAAGGAAGAGGACTTTTACAAGATTGGAGAACGGGAACAGTTCCTGCCTGGTGGGTACAAGGCTGCTACAGACGCCCTCAACAAAAGCAAGAAACCGTCGACGTCATCCGGTGGTGGACCCGGTGTCCCTGGTGCTGGGCGAGGCAGTGGAAGAGGCGGTGGTAGGGAtggaggccgcggcgggtacgGTCGTGGTGCGGGCAACTCGGGTAACAAGCATCCAGGTCGCGGAAGCGGTGGCGCTCCAAACACCGGTGGCGCGATGGGCGTACGAGGTCGCGATAAGTCCGTCTGGGTCGAGCTTATTCGATGCCTGGAAAAACGTGAGCTGCTGCCTATGGTGGTGTTTGCTTTCAGCAAGAAGCGATGCGACCAAATGGTCGATTCCCTAACTGGGATGGATCTAACGGCGGGTGCAGAGAAACATGAGATTCACATCTTCTGTGAGCGATGTCTCTCGCGCCTCTCCCCCGCTGACCGTCAGCTTCCTCAAGTGTTACGCGTGCGCGAACTACTCCGTCGTGGTCTTGGCGTCCATCATGCAGGTCTCCTCCCAATCATGAAGGAGATTGTCGAGATGCTGTTCTGTCGTGGATTGCTCAAGGTACTCTTCTCCACTGAGACATTTGCGATGGGTGTCAACGCACCCGCACGTTGTGTGTGCTTCCAGGATCTTCGTAAACACGACGGTCAAGACTTCAGAGGATTGCTTCCAGGCGAATATACCCAGATGGCTGGTCGTGCTGGTCGACGAGGGTTAGACTCAGTCGGCACAGTCATCATTGCTGCATGGGATAACTTCCCCCAGGAGTCCACTGTCCGCACACTGCTCTCAGGCAAGGCAACCAAACTGGAGAGTCAGTTCCGACTTACTTACGGAATGATTCTCAACCTCATGCGCGTGGAAGATTTACGAGTTGAAGACATGCTGGCTAGATCGTTTGCCGAGTTCCATGCCCAGCGAAGTGTCGGGGACAGGCGTGGCGCCCTGGCGCTGGATGTTGCAGCGCTGAAGCGGGTCAACGAGTtggctgcggcggaggaggctgcaGACCCGACCGGTTGGGCCGCAGCTGTCGCGCACGAGAGTGCAAGCGCGGCTGTTCGTGCGGCTGCAGCTGAGGTACGCGCTGCGGTGCTGACGAGTCGCGGGGGTCAGTCGGCTATGAGCATCGGGCGACTGCTCCTCATCGCTGGAGGTGGAGAGGATGGAGTGGGAGACCTGCCGCCGGCAGAAAAAGGAGCAGACGGTGAGATACCTGCAGAAGTCAAACCTTCCGGCGCCCTCGGTGGTCGTGGAGGTATCGACAAGCACGGAGCATTGCTTCGCATAGTTAGCGCTAACGTGGCGAGCAAGGGTAGTTCAGTGGTGGACGAAGCAGCTGCAAAGACCTATGTGGTGTTGCTGCCTTGCCCAGAGGGacatcctcctccttctgAAGAGGACAAGCAGACTGCCACTGAGCACTTGGCACCCGCCGCAACTGAAACAGAAAAACAGGCAGAACCCGCACCCATGCTACTGATGAGGCGCAAAGGagatgacgatgacgacgataTGTTTGGGGGAGGCTTTGGAAAGAAAGGAGGCTTTGGCAAGAAAGGCGGCAGCGGAGGTTTTAGCTCTTCTGCCACCGAGGACAGGATTGATGGACCGATGCCTCTTGGTTTACCTTGGCGGCTTCAATCTGGCGGCATGGATTATGTCATCGCCGCTGTGCGTGCTGACAGTGTGCTTGCTATCACTGAAGCCAAAATTTCAATCGACGCCAGTGCAGTCCTGACCACACCGGGTACGAGCGGTTCCCCAGCACCTGCAGCCGCAGctgccgtcgcgcgcgccctctcCGAGATTGAAAGAGTTCTCAGCAacggcacccccgccgcactTCATCCCGTAAAGGACCTCAAACTTCAGGATCTCGCTGCGGTAGAGGCATGCCATGCGCACGCCAGgctggtcgccgcggtccctGCACTTCCTTCCTCTGTCGCGCCTCGTTTGCGCGCATGGCACGCgttgctcgacgcgcgccgtgcACTTTCcaagcgcgtcgaggagcttgaACACGGTCTGAGCGACGCGAACTTGCAGCAGATGCCGGACTTCGAGACGCGCGTTGAGGTGCTCCAATCGATGGGATATCTTGATGAAGATCGCACTGTTACGCTGAAGGGGCGAGTTGCGTGCGAGATTGCCACCGGCGATGAACTGGTGGGCACGGAGATTATTTTTGCGGGTGTTCTGACAAACATCTCACCGGAGGAGGCAGTGGCACTCCTCGCAGCCTTGGTGTTTCAGGAGAAAAATTCGAGTCCACCTGAACTTCATGGGTCGCTCCTTGAGGCATGCGAAAATGCAAAACAGTTGGCATTTGCTGCAGGTGAGGAACAGCTGCGCAGAGGCCTTCCAGTGGCACCGGATGAGTTTGTCACTGCGACGCTTCGATTCGGTCTAACAGAAGTCGTTCACGAATGGGCCAAGGGTACGAAGTTTGGCGACATCTGTCAGATCACAGATGTTCAAGAGGGTTCGATCGTGCGGACTATCGTGCGACTCGATGAAATGTGCAGGGACGTGCGTAATGCTGCAAGGATTATGGGAGATTCTGCTTTGTACGAGAAGATGGAATCAGCTTCGACAGCAATCAAGCGTGACATTATCTTCAGCGCATCTCTGTACGTTTCTGGTGCATAAAATGCCTAGACTATAGTTTCTAGCAGGGAGTGGCTCCCGCATTCTAGCTCTAGAGTTATCTACGTGTATCAGTGCATCATGAGCTTAGTGTGTCCCACGCCCGCTGCACAAGCCTTTGCTTCCTTGTTGTGGCAACTTTCCTCGGGCCACTGCTGCCAGAAGTAAGATTTGGCGCTAGCATAACCGATGTTGGTCTCCCGTGAGCGCAGTGGAGCGGAAGTTCCGTGCGTGTCAGCGAGCCGAGAAGGGCAACGCACTCATCCTGACCCAAGTTGTCCCCAAACATGATCGCGCTGCGACACGCCTTCGAAGCAAGCAGACGGTGAAGTGCCGGTGGCGGAGCCGATGTCGGCCCGGTGACTGAAACCTGCCGCAGGTACTCCGCCAAGGCATCCGCACCAAGCATGGTGCCCTCAACCGTTGGAAGTCCCGTTAGTTTTACTCCTTCATCGGTATCACCATCGCAATTGGCAACGTCCTCCCATCGCCAGCCCCAGCTCCACACTAGGGAGGAATTGGCCCGTAGTATTGCAAGCTCAGATGCGGTCAGTAAGCACGGTTGCGAACGACCAAGAACTGTGGTTGGCATTGGAGAAGCTGGAGAATATGTATGGAGCTTTCCCCTATGATCGACCGATCTGATTAGGGATGCTCTCAGTTGCTCCAAAAGGATGCGctcatccgccgcgtgcTGATCGATAGCGAGAAGGTCACCTGAAGCGCTCATGGCCAAGATAAACTTTTTGCCCCATTGGGTCAAaaccttcgcgtcgtccaacAAATTACGGGATATTTCAGCCACAGGCACAGTCTCCATGACGTTTAGGTCTCGATCTGCACGCCTTCTTTTCCAGTCTGCTAAGAGGTCCGTGATACTGCCCCCTCCTTCCTCCACTACAGGAGCAGAAAGAGCTGGCGCATCTTCGAAAGGTTCAACCATTTGGCAGATAGGTGGAGAGGCATCTTCATATGCACTAGATTGGAGTGCGAACGTCTGACGTCTGCGACGACTGGGTGGGCAACACACGCATTCACCAAGTCCAAAGTCATGAGGAGGAGATGGTGGGCTTTGGGGATGCATCCCTAGAGCATCTGGGGTAAGCTCATGAGAAGTTCGATATGTGGGTATGTTAGGCGGAGGGGTCGTTGGTAACGTCCGCAGCAGGGGAGTGGTGATATTTGAGCCGTCGTCGTGAGGCCAGACCTGCTTCAAGGCGCTCTTCAACAGGTCAAGGGGGGTTTTCCAGTCTGTAAACTCTATCAATGTCTTCTCTGGGTCAAATGTGATATCGTACGCGTCTGGGGGACATTCAAGGCAAAGAACGTATCCAGGGCATCCATGAGTGGTACTGTCTAGCGATGCGCATGCCAATGCGAACGCTTTGCTGACTGCATTGTGTAGAAGTGTGCGGCGAACGAAGCGGCGGTTCACATAAAAAAACTGCAGCTCCGACGATGGAAGGCTGGTTTCGGAGGTTGCAGCAGTCACGTAGCCAGTCAAACGAAACTCACCGATAATGTTGCTCAGAGGAATTAGCTTGGATGCGATAAACTTTCCAAAAGCATCTGATAATATGGAGAGTAGAGACCGACCCGGCAAAGCGCGGAGCACATCGTGTCTAGCTCCCACATCTTTCAGCAAAAATCCAACTTCAGGGTGAATGAGGGCAAGGCGGTAAAGTCTGACGCGAGTGTCCTCCAGCTGTTTCGCGATATTCCGTCTGATGACTCCACGCCTGACCGGATGAGTGTAAAACAAGTCCTTACAAGCAACGATGGTGCCAGCCTTAGTGAGTTGGTTTCGCGCTGGTCCACATGACAGCGTTTGTCCCTGAGGCGAACGAGATGTTAGATTCTGAACGTGGTGACTGGTCCGAACAAACAAAGTGAGACCTCCCACCTTTGAACATATCTTGCTGAACGTCTCGAAGCTTCCTGCAGCTCTGGTCGTTACTTGTAGCACGCAAAATTCTGCTATGGATGCCAGTGCCTCGCCCCTGAAGCCGAGGGTGCGCAAACTTCCTCCGAGATCTGAAATGGAGTGTATTTTGGAAGTGTGATGTCGGTTCGTTGCAACCAACTTTACGTCCTTGACACTCATGCCACAACCGTCGTCGGACACGGTGACCGATAATGTAGAGCCCGTATCGATGACGACCGACACATCATGCGCCCCGGCGTCTATGGAGTTGCACACTAGCTCCTCCACCAGCTGCCCGACAGAGGTCACGATAGTTGAGCTTCGAAGCTTCCTTTCAAGGTCAGGCGGGAGTTGTCTCAACGAGCATGACTTTGACCGAGGCTCCGTCGTGCCACCGCTCGTGCCTCCCGTGTGGTACGTACGCATCAGCGCCTTACGTGTTCCATccggcgcgaccgacgcAGGTAAGATGAGTCGCGCTCTTCTTTGTGCGTCGGGCATCGCAGTTCACAGACGGTTTTTTCCGAGATGAGCTCGGGAAAAATACTGGAAAAATATGAACCCCAAATGGAGAATTAAAGATGGCAAGGATACTGACTTACATATGAATTCGTGATGAGGTCCACTTTTTCTTTTCAATTTTTTCACCAGCATGCATGTCGATGACGATGACTCCGTGACCCTTTCTCGAGGAACCTCCGCAGCAGTCTCATTCCATCTGCCAGGCACTCTTTGCTCACCATCACAGCGCAGCGCATCACGCCGCGTTGAGCAGTAACACGTGCACCGTATGGTGAGTCATTCCATACCGTTCCCGTTCCCATCGCTTTGCTCGATTCTCTCCCGTCAGTGCGAGCTCCAAACATACCCTATCTCCGTGCCCACACTGCGGCGAATGTGGGCGGCCGCCGGTTGGGCGGCGGGAGTGGGGCACCCCTTTCAGCCTGCGACAGCGCCGAGCTGCCAACGGCATGCGCTCGCGATTGTTTTTCTAGTGTATTCCTGAAAGCCTCGAGCCACCGAAGGACCTGCTCGTGGTCCAAGCGTCGACCCCAACACGGGTCACTCGGCGCGCGCACCGTCCATAATTTCCTCGGCGATTCTTCGAGTTTTCCGTGGTGGTGCTCAACGCTCCTCAACCATCCCATTCCACAGGCCAAGAAGGGACTTCATCCTCTTCTCTATCGTATCACCGTTGTAGGCACAAAGGGAGGTACCTTTCCCATTTTCAGCGCCGTCCAGCAGAAAGGAAGCAAGCTCTTCCTTCAGGCCGATCAGGACACGCACAGCTTGTGGTCGGGCAAGAAAGTAGTCAGCGCGGCTACCGGTCAGGTCGCTAAGTTCAAGAAGCGATTCGACTTCCTCTCGGGCACCACCATCGGCAAGAAGAAGTAAGCCGAACACCACTCGATAAGTTGTGATGATGCTTTCCGCACGTCtgctccccgtcgtcgcttCGGGTCGCCAGTACGGCGATAGTCGCAGGGAGAAGGGCGGGACGGGCACAAGGTCgcccgatcgcggcggcggcgacgagtccgACTGGATGCAGAAGGCTCGCAAGCTGGCAAACAAGCGCGCGTCTCAATTTCGCagggagcgcggcgctcagcCCGTGGCACCCGCGCAGTGGCGTCGCAAGCGCAAGGGGGAGAAAGGGGACGAGTACGGGTACGTCGAGGCTGCTCGCGGTTACGACGACATCCGCAAGGTTGCCGACGACAAGGACGAGTTGACGgccaccgccggggacgggctCTGGCGCGTGGACTTCGgtgacctcgccgaggaggactgGGGTTCCCAGTGGACGATGACGCAGGACGAGTGGAAGTCGGTCGAGAGGCTCGCGAAGGAGACCAGCGAGCCCCTGCAGGCGCTCCAGGTTTTTGAAGACGCGGGCCTTCGTCGCGTGAACCCGGACATCTCGGCAGGAATGCTTAAGATCATCGCAGACAAGGCGAAgagcgctcgcgtcgatcgcgaaGAACTCTCTGGAATTCGCCGCGACTCCCGCGTTGCCCACCTCCTGGGAATGTGCGTGGctgcggcgcgacgcggttcGGATGCTCTCTCccccgtctccgtcgccaacgcggcgtGGGCTGTTGGGGTTATCTCGACGGAGAGGGCCAACTCGGCAGAGATggaggtcctcgccgcccgcgccgcgcaggtgaCCGAGGACATATCCAAGCGCGGTATCGCAGACTTGGCGTGGGCGTTGGCGTCGTGCCGTCACGCCTCCGAGGAGTTATTTCAGCAGATTGGTATTCGCGCGGCTGTCACCGGCCTGAAGGGATTCAAGGCTTTCGACATCTCCACTCTCGTGTACGCCTTCGCCCATCTCGgtcacggcgcggacggcttCCTCGAGGGCCTCGACCAGTggttcgccggcggcgccgaggaagatGTCGGCAAGGAGGCggccgacgccaacgccgcgaagatGGCCGCGTCCTTCACCGCTCATCCCCTC
The genomic region above belongs to Micromonas commoda chromosome 4, complete sequence and contains:
- a CDS encoding mitochondrial protein translocase family (inner membrane translocase (import) Tim40), translated to MTTSSPEVGEALAEALKKGEEAGGSKEDAVKAALECPCVQGLKESSCGEGFRNALTCFITAPEEERGSACAEQFVELHQCMVKHAAEFEEFTKELVENEAKEGYLPASTD
- a CDS encoding predicted protein is translated as KEDEWAVMERLHDVDDALRREVPEPAHAFPFELDTFQKEAIYRLERNECVFVAAHTSAGKTVVAEYAFALATKHCTRAIYTSPIKTISNQKFRDFGKQFDVGLLTGDVSIKADAPCLIMTTEILRSMLYRGADLIRDVEWVIFDEVHYVNDAERGVVWEEVIIMLPAHVGLVLLSATVPNVWEFADWVGRTKRKKVFVTGTTRRPVPLEHMLYFGGDKEEDFYKIGEREQFLPGGYKAATDALNKSKKPSTSSGGGPGVPGAGRGSGRGGGRDGGRGGYGRGAGNSGNKHPGRGSGGAPNTGGAMGVRGRDKSVWVELIRCLEKRELLPMVVFAFSKKRCDQMVDSLTGMDLTAGAEKHEIHIFCERCLSRLSPADRQLPQVLRVRELLRRGLGVHHAGLLPIMKEIVEMLFCRGLLKVLFSTETFAMGVNAPARCVCFQDLRKHDGQDFRGLLPGEYTQMAGRAGRRGLDSVGTVIIAAWDNFPQESTVRTLLSGKATKLESQFRLTYGMILNLMRVEDLRVEDMLARSFAEFHAQRSVGDRRGALALDVAALKRVNELAAAEEAADPTGWAAAVAHESASAAVRAAAAEVRAAVLTSRGGQSAMSIGRLLLIAGGGEDGVGDLPPAEKGADGEIPAEVKPSGALGGRGGIDKHGALLRIVSANKGGSGGFSSSATEDRIDGPMPLGLPWRLQSGGMDYVIAAVRADSVLAITEAKISIDASAVLTTPGTSGSPAPAAAAAVARALSEIERVLSNGTPAALHPVKDLKLQDLAAVEACHAHARLVAAVPALPSSVAPRLRAWHALLDARRALSKRVEELEHGLSDANLQQMPDFETRVEVLQSMGYLDEDRTVTLKGRVACEIATGDELVGTEIIFAGVLTNISPEEAVALLAALVFQEKNSSPPELHGSLLEACENAKQLAFAAGEEQLRRGLPVAPDEFVTATLRFGLTEVVHEWAKGTKFGDICQITDVQEGSIVRTIVRLDEMCRDVRNAARIMGDSALYEKMESASTAIKRDIIFSASLYVSG
- a CDS encoding predicted protein, with protein sequence MPDAQRRARLILPASVAPDGTRKALMRTYHTGGTSGGTTEPRSKSCSLRQLPPDLERKLRSSTIVTSVGQLVEELVCNSIDAGAHDVSVVIDTGSTLSVTVSDDGCGMSVKDVKLVATNRHHTSKIHSISDLGGSLRTLGFRGEALASIAEFCVLQVTTRAAGSFETFSKICSKVGGLTLFVRTSHHVQNLTSRSPQGQTLSCGPARNQLTKAGTIVACKDLFYTHPVRRGVIRRNIAKQLEDTRVRLYRLALIHPEVGFLLKDVGARHDVLRALPGRSLLSILSDAFGKFIASKLIPLSNIIGEFRLTGYVTAATSETSLPSSELQFFYVNRRFVRRTLLHNAVSKAFALACASLDSTTHGCPGYVLCLECPPDAYDITFDPEKTLIEFTDWKTPLDLLKSALKQVWPHDDGSNITTPLLRTLPTTPPPNIPTYRTSHELTPDALGMHPQSPPSPPHDFGLGECVCCPPSRRRRQTFALQSSAYEDASPPICQMVEPFEDAPALSAPVVEEGGGSITDLLADWKRRRADRDLNVMETVPVAEISRNLLDDAKVLTQWGKKFILAMSASGDLLAIDQHAADERILLEQLRASLIRSVDHRGKLHTYSPASPMPTTVLGRSQPCLLTASELAILRANSSLVWSWGWRWEDVANCDGDTDEGVKLTGLPTVEGTMLGADALAEYLRQVSVTGPTSAPPPALHRLLASKACRSAIMFGDNLGQDECVALLGSLTRTELPLHCAHGRPTSVMLAPNLTSGSSGPRKVATTRKQRLVQRAWDTLSS
- a CDS encoding ribosomal protein L31 — encoded protein: AKKGLHPLLYRITVVGTKGGTFPIFSAVQQKGSKLFLQADQDTHSLWSGKKVVSAATGQVAKFKKRFDFLSGTTIGKKK
- a CDS encoding hypothetical protein (conserved uncharacterized protein); protein product: MMLSARLLPVVASGRQYGDSRREKGGTGTRSPDRGGGDESDWMQKARKLANKRASQFRRERGAQPVAPAQWRRKRKGEKGDEYGYVEAARGYDDIRKVADDKDELTATAGDGLWRVDFGDLAEEDWGSQWTMTQDEWKSVERLAKETSEPLQALQVFEDAGLRRVNPDISAGMLKIIADKAKSARVDREELSGIRRDSRVAHLLGMCVAAARRGSDALSPVSVANAAWAVGVISTERANSAEMEVLAARAAQVTEDISKRGIADLAWALASCRHASEELFQQIGIRAAVTGLKGFKAFDISTLVYAFAHLGHGADGFLEGLDQWFAGGAEEDVGKEAADANAAKMAASFTAHPLVNTAWSLAVIGGDALRSRAFAALWGEICARGEAAAAEGATVDPSLDGDRIQYGSWKGKNLNQINQAIVAVESAGGAEALALRPAPDSLTAAAESAWMAQRRPPVVSWYQRDVASILSYMGEKHEEEAVCGGYRVDLLVPNPVGVPQQSGGIAIEVDGPSHFARNDPELALGQTRLKHRQLRHLGMSVVSVSVAEWEYLESAEEKVEYLREKMATPAA